The following DNA comes from Candidatus Omnitrophota bacterium.
AGAAAAGTTATGGTTTACTATATAGTATGGTTTACCAATTGGTAAACCATACTATATAGGAGGGCGCATATATGTATATACCGGAAAAAAGGCTTATTACGAAAGTAGAAGATGCGTTTAAAAAACGCATTCCATTTCTTTCTTGCTGGAAGGTGGTGCGTAACAAAAAAACAAGAACGGCGGAGATAGATCTATTAATAACGGCCAAGGATAACAACCGGACCTATCATTTCTGCGTAGAGGTAAAAACGGCCGGCTACCCTCAGTACGTCAGGGATGCCAGCGTTATTCTGGAGAAATTCACGGAGACGAATTCTTCGTATTGCCCGGTTATAGCCGTTCCTTTTATAAGCGAGAGGGGAAAGAAAATATGCGATGAGCATAATATAGGTTATCTTGATTTCAGCGGAAACGCGAAAATAGCATGCGGGAACATATTTATTTACACCGAAGGGAAGGCACGCCCCAAAGACGTTGTTACCGAAAGGCAAACTTTATTTTCACCAAAAGCGGCTAGGATTACCAGGTTCCTTCTCGGGCAGCCCAAGAGTAGATGGACTCAGAAGGAAATTTCTGAGCTTACGGGATTGAGCAAAGGTATGGTTTCGCGCGTTATTCATAGGATGATAAAAATGGGGTACGTAACCGAGAAAGATAAAAAACTGGCGCCGACTAATTTCGACGATCTTTTTTCCGCATGGGCAGAATCCGAGATAAAACGGCGCGATAGAAAGAAAAGCTATTATGTGTGGACGCAAAATCCGGCTAAACTGATGAAAGTGGTGGCTGATAAACTTTCGCTCGGTAGAATAAAATACGCTTTTACACAGGAAGCGGGAGCCTCATTGGTGGCGCCATTTGCCACATTTGATATAGTCTCGGTATATGTCGAATCGCTTGATAAATTTCCGGGGAGATCGCTCTCCGCCTCGGAAGTTGATAAGGGGTTTAATCTTATGGTTATCGAAGCACCCGACGAGTATATATTTATGAAGTCCCGGGATAGAAGCGGCCTTAAGGTCGTAGACAATCTACAGCTTTACGCAGATTTAAAGAAAAATCCCCTGCGCGGCGAAAAGCAGGCCGGTCATATTCTGGCGCTTATCAAGAAAGAACTGAAATGAGAAACAAGACGTTTGATGATTATTCACCGGCACACCTTGTCAGGCTAAGGCGCGTCCTGGCAGGTATATATATAGCTTTTGGTCATGTATCGAAAAATTTCTATCTGGTAGGAGGCCTTGTGCCGGATTTATTAGTTACAAATAAACTGCCGTATCTAAAGGAATACCTAGGAACGCTTGACATAGATATCGCGATAAAGTTCGCTGTTGCCGAAAGGGGTAAATACAAAGATTTTTATAAGATTATGCGTTCTATGGGATTCGAGAAACAAAAGACAGGCGATGGATTGGATTTTATGAGTCATAGCTTTATAAAGTTTGAGGGCGGCTATAAACCAATAGTTATAGATTTAATAACCGATAACAGATTCAAGCCCGCTGCCGATAAATTGAAGGAGATAGCGCCTGATGTTGAGGCTGTGAAATTTCGCGGAGTATATTTGGTATTTAACGATTTTATTGAAAGGGATATCGGTTCGAGCCGGAAGAGAGCGATTAAAATAAAAATACCTAATGTAATACCTTTTTTGACATTAAAGGCATTTGCTTATTCGGATGAGGAAAATTCGGCTGCGAAAGATGCCTATGATATATGGTACACGATAGTAAATTTTAAGAACGGCCCGGTTTCCGTAAAAGAGGAATTGACGAAATATAAAGGCAATAAAGATGTGGGAGATGCCTTTAAGGCGATCCACCGCTACTTTGACGGCGAGGACTCAGCAGGAACGAAAGATGTTGTGAATATTCTGACTAACCGTTATGGTTTAAATAGAACCTTTGCGGTTAGAGAGGTAATCTATTCCATAAGCCAGTTATTTGTTAAGTAATTAATTGGAGCCCACTAGCACTGCTAGGAAACATTTATATTTTTATATTGCATTAAGTTATCAAATGTGTTAAATTACTCGTATGAAATGGCATGAATTTTTGAAAAAGGCAGGGAATCTGCCGGTCATCAATGTGGAGGTCCTTTTGGCCGGCGTGGCTGACACCCGTCCGGTCAAAGTCCAGATTAGCCGGTGGGTGAAGTCCGGCAAGCTCATTCAGGTAAAAAGGGGGATCTATCTTCTCTCTAAGGATTACCGGAAGAAAGATGTTTTTGAGCCGTATTTGGCGTCTATATTGATGAGCCCGTCTTATATTAGTCTGGAGAAAGCGCTTGAATATCACGGCCTTATCCCGGAGTCGGTGCCGGTTTATACTTCGGTTACTACCAAACGGCCGGCCAAATATGTTACAAAAGCAGGGATGTTTTCGTACAGGTGTGTAAAGAAACCACTTTTTTGGGGGTACGGTTCTGTTAGCGTAGACAGACAGACGGCATTTGTGGCTTTTCCCGAAAAAGCGCTGCTGGATTTGTTTTATCTCAACGGAATGAATATCTCGCCGGCATATCTTAAAGAATTAAGGCTGCAAAACACCGAAAAGATTGACACGGCCCGTTTTTTGGCTTTCGCGAAACGATTTAAAAGCCGCGGCATTATGACAGCCGCAAAGAGGGTCGTAAAATACATCACTAAAGAAGCGGAGAACCAAAAAACACTATGAAAGATTATGTCCTTGAACTTGCCGCCAAGCAGGACGGCCTGAACGCTAAAATGAACGTAATGCGCGAATACCTCCAGGCCTATACCCTTCGGATTATGCAGGATGAAGGGCTGTTTCATACTACCGCGTTTTTGGGCGGGACAGCGCTGAGATTTTTGCACGATTTACCGCGCTATTCCGAAGATATTGATTTTTCCACCGTCAAGGGGAAAAAGCATGACTTCGCGGCCCTTGTAAAAAAGATCAAGGAAGAACTGGTGTTGGCGGGATATTCCGTTGCCGTTACTTATAAGGACGAAAAGATCGTTCAATCCGCTTTCGTAAAATTCGACGGACTGTTAAAGGATGCCGGCCTGTCGCCTTTCAAGGAACAGAATATTTCGCTGAAGATCGAGATCGATACAAATCCGCCGGACGGAGCGATCTTCCGGACAGATATCGTGAACAAATATTTTCCCATTTCATTTTTGTCATACGACCTGCCATCGCTTTTCGCGGGCAAGAGCCATGCCTTGTTGAGCAGGGGATATACAAAAGGGCGCGATTTTTTCGATCTCGGCTGGTACCTTTCAAAGTGGAAAGACCTGAAGCCGAATATCGCTTTGCTTAATAATGCCCTCACACAAACCGGCTGGAAGCAGGACTATCCCACGGAGAATACCTGGCGGAATATTATCGGGGGCGCGGTAAATAAGGCCGACTGGGGAGAGGTAAAGAAAGATGTGGGGAACTTCCTTGAGCGTCCGGAAGACCTAAGCGTGTTCACGAAAGAGAATGTGCTTAAAATGCTTGAGAGGGCGTAGGGAGCCAGGATCAAAAATAGAACCATTCCCTGTTACTGACGAAAGGATACGCGGGCTTTGAGAGAGCATAGGCATAAATACGGTTGGCAGCCGGACATCCCGGATGAGCGCGACTTTCTCTATCGCGCCAT
Coding sequences within:
- a CDS encoding nucleotidyl transferase AbiEii/AbiGii toxin family protein gives rise to the protein MKDYVLELAAKQDGLNAKMNVMREYLQAYTLRIMQDEGLFHTTAFLGGTALRFLHDLPRYSEDIDFSTVKGKKHDFAALVKKIKEELVLAGYSVAVTYKDEKIVQSAFVKFDGLLKDAGLSPFKEQNISLKIEIDTNPPDGAIFRTDIVNKYFPISFLSYDLPSLFAGKSHALLSRGYTKGRDFFDLGWYLSKWKDLKPNIALLNNALTQTGWKQDYPTENTWRNIIGGAVNKADWGEVKKDVGNFLERPEDLSVFTKENVLKMLERA
- a CDS encoding MarR family transcriptional regulator, with amino-acid sequence MYIPEKRLITKVEDAFKKRIPFLSCWKVVRNKKTRTAEIDLLITAKDNNRTYHFCVEVKTAGYPQYVRDASVILEKFTETNSSYCPVIAVPFISERGKKICDEHNIGYLDFSGNAKIACGNIFIYTEGKARPKDVVTERQTLFSPKAARITRFLLGQPKSRWTQKEISELTGLSKGMVSRVIHRMIKMGYVTEKDKKLAPTNFDDLFSAWAESEIKRRDRKKSYYVWTQNPAKLMKVVADKLSLGRIKYAFTQEAGASLVAPFATFDIVSVYVESLDKFPGRSLSASEVDKGFNLMVIEAPDEYIFMKSRDRSGLKVVDNLQLYADLKKNPLRGEKQAGHILALIKKELK
- a CDS encoding type IV toxin-antitoxin system AbiEi family antitoxin domain-containing protein, whose protein sequence is MKWHEFLKKAGNLPVINVEVLLAGVADTRPVKVQISRWVKSGKLIQVKRGIYLLSKDYRKKDVFEPYLASILMSPSYISLEKALEYHGLIPESVPVYTSVTTKRPAKYVTKAGMFSYRCVKKPLFWGYGSVSVDRQTAFVAFPEKALLDLFYLNGMNISPAYLKELRLQNTEKIDTARFLAFAKRFKSRGIMTAAKRVVKYITKEAENQKTL